In Vidua chalybeata isolate OUT-0048 chromosome 33, bVidCha1 merged haplotype, whole genome shotgun sequence, the following are encoded in one genomic region:
- the LOC128802037 gene encoding basic proline-rich protein-like has translation MAAPPSPPRPLPLLILILLLPGGGPAGVAVPRSPRARFLPPPLFRVPALVPGPAPGSPPGAAAARGAAGGLRRGGAAAAAPGLVRAPGAVPGAAAVPALPPAPLPPARRPRHRHRPRHRHRHRQRQRCPAGAAHVPGRALSPQRGRSLRIRPRPQTPPPRRPRPRARAAHRDPPDRGDTGDTRDPRARCPPGAPPAAVPAAPALPAPPAPPRERPRAPPAALSARAEKFLREKEIAAAGDGGQSSSSPESSLSCSGLTPAVLSREGRAAARGNSHGRGETERADGDIN, from the exons atGGCAGCGCCACCGAGtcccccccggcccctccccctcctcatcctcatcctcctcctgcccgGAGGGGGCCCCGCAG gtgtCGCTGTCCCGCGCTCCCCCCGGGCTCGGTTTCTCCCTCCGCCGCTGTTTCGTGTCCCCGCGCTCGtccccgggcccgccccgggGTCCCCCCCCGGTGCCGCGGCCGCTCGTGGTGCTGCGGGGGGGCTGCGGCGCGggggggccgcggcggcggctccggggctCGTTCGTGCTCCCGGCGCGGTTCCCGGAGCCGCTGCAGTTCCTGCACTGCCGCCTGCGCCTCTGCCGCCAGCGCGGCGgccccggcaccggcaccggcctcggcaccggcaccggcaccggcagcggCAGCGGTGCCCCGCCGGGGCTGCCCACG TGCCGGGCCGAGCCCTGTCCCCGCAGAGGGGGCGGAGCCTCCGGATCAGGCCACGCCCCCAGACCCcgcccccgcgccggccccgcccccgggcGCGCGCTGCGCACCGTGACCCGCCCGATcgtggtgacactggggacacccgCGACCCCCGCGCCCG gtgcccccccgGGGCTCCCCCCGCTGCCGttcccgccgcccccgcccttcctgcgccccccgcccccccccgggagcggccccgggcccCCCCCGCGG CTCTGAGCGCTCGGGCTGAGAAATTcctgagggaaaaggaaattgcGGCAGCGGGAGACGGCGgccagagctcctccagccccgaGTCCTCGCTCAGCTGCTCAGGCCTCACCCCAGCAGTGCTTTCCAGGGAGGGAAGAGCCGCAGCCCGGGGTaattcccatggcaggggggagACAGAACGGGCAGACGGGGATATTAATTAA
- the UBL5 gene encoding ubiquitin-like protein 5, whose product MIEVVCNDRLGKKVRVKCNPEDSIRDLKKLIAAQTGTRWDKIVLKKWYTIFKDHVTLGDYEIHDGMNLELYYQ is encoded by the exons atGATCGAGGTCGTCTGCAACGACCGCCTGGGGAAGAAGGTCCGTGTGAAATGCAA CCCCGAGGACTCGATCCGCGACCTGAAGAAGCTGATCGCGGCCCAGACCGGCACCCGCTGGGACAAGATCGTCCTCAAAAAATG gTACACCATCTTCAAGGACCACGTCACGCTTGGGGACT ATGAGATCCACGACGGGATGAACCTGGAGCTGTACTACCAATAG